In candidate division KSB1 bacterium, the following are encoded in one genomic region:
- a CDS encoding insulinase family protein, translating to MRGPIMCVAICSLLGGLTYGVGFAGVFPYAYRTEVLENGLTVVVIPMESPGLVSYYSVVRTGSRDEWEPGHTGFAHFFEHMMFRGTKKYPGNVYDRLMTEMGADANAYTTDDYTCYHINLAKSDLEKVVELESDRFQNLWYDEAAFKTEAGAVHGEYLKSLASPWMVLEETLLATAFTTHTYRHTTIGFREDIEAMPTMYAYSKSFFSRYYRPDNVVLLIAGDVEPEATIALVKKYYGQWQRGYVPPQITPEPEQKEERQARVAYRGKTLPILTVAYKGMAFSPNDVEMAACYLLGDLAFGPTSDIYKKLVIQQQRVEFISADFSANRDPKLLTVYAMVKDANDIENVRDEIFHTIASFQQTPVAQEKLDAQRKHTTYSFLMNLDTPAKVAGSLARFAAMTGGIDCVDQLFATFERVTPEDVQRVAQNYLQSTKRTVVIVTGGE from the coding sequence ATGAGAGGACCCATCATGTGTGTCGCCATCTGTTCCTTGCTGGGCGGGCTCACTTATGGCGTAGGCTTTGCGGGTGTGTTTCCATACGCCTATCGCACCGAGGTGCTTGAGAATGGCCTCACGGTGGTGGTGATTCCTATGGAGAGCCCAGGGCTTGTTTCGTACTACAGCGTGGTTCGCACCGGCAGCCGGGACGAGTGGGAACCAGGGCACACGGGGTTTGCCCACTTTTTCGAGCACATGATGTTTCGCGGCACAAAGAAGTACCCGGGCAACGTGTACGACCGCCTGATGACCGAAATGGGCGCCGACGCCAATGCCTACACCACAGACGACTACACCTGCTACCACATCAACCTCGCCAAGTCGGACCTTGAAAAGGTCGTCGAACTGGAGAGCGACAGATTTCAGAACCTCTGGTATGACGAGGCGGCTTTCAAGACAGAGGCGGGCGCCGTTCATGGCGAGTACCTCAAGAGCCTGGCAAGTCCCTGGATGGTTCTGGAGGAAACCCTCCTGGCCACGGCTTTCACGACGCACACGTACCGCCATACAACCATTGGCTTCCGGGAAGACATCGAAGCCATGCCCACGATGTACGCGTACAGCAAGAGCTTCTTCAGCCGCTACTACCGACCAGACAATGTGGTGCTGCTGATCGCCGGGGACGTGGAGCCAGAGGCAACGATAGCGCTCGTCAAGAAGTACTACGGCCAGTGGCAACGAGGCTACGTGCCGCCGCAGATCACTCCGGAGCCGGAGCAGAAGGAGGAACGTCAGGCACGTGTTGCCTACAGGGGCAAGACCCTGCCGATTCTGACGGTGGCGTACAAAGGAATGGCTTTTTCTCCCAATGACGTGGAAATGGCAGCCTGTTACTTGTTGGGTGATCTTGCCTTCGGCCCCACGAGCGATATCTACAAGAAATTAGTGATCCAGCAACAGAGGGTGGAATTCATCAGTGCCGACTTTTCTGCTAACCGTGACCCCAAACTCCTCACCGTGTACGCCATGGTCAAAGATGCTAACGACATCGAAAACGTGCGCGATGAGATCTTCCACACCATTGCTTCTTTTCAGCAAACCCCGGTGGCGCAGGAAAAGCTGGATGCGCAGCGCAAACATACCACCTACAGTTTCTTGATGAATTTGGACACTCCCGCCAAGGTAGCTGGTTCACTGGCTCGTTTTGCCGCCATGACGGGCGGCATCGATTGCGTGGACCAACTTTTCGCCACCTTCGAGCGCGTCACCCCTGAGGACGTGCAGCGGGTGGCCCAGAACTACCTGCAAAGCACCAAACGCACCGTCGTGATAGTTACGGGAGGTGAA